One genomic segment of Candidatus Marsarchaeota archaeon includes these proteins:
- a CDS encoding AAA family ATPase, with amino-acid sequence MPRSNGSRLVVVVTGTPGTGKSTFARTLALHIENPSVIEINDVARELGLYTGKTWHGSKEVDMKRLASAVKRRIGAAKGLAVVVGHLAPDLGIKCDIAVITRLSLKRLVVRLAARKYHAEKIRENIISEALDYCGLSMDGLASEIYEIEERSEYELVKRYITLRASGKKATAPKLKSHDKIRALAGMARSGNRYKL; translated from the coding sequence TTGCCTCGAAGTAATGGCAGCAGGCTTGTGGTCGTGGTTACAGGCACGCCCGGCACGGGCAAGAGCACATTCGCAAGGACGCTTGCCCTGCACATAGAAAATCCTTCGGTCATAGAGATAAACGATGTTGCAAGGGAGCTTGGGCTCTATACAGGCAAAACGTGGCACGGCTCCAAGGAAGTTGACATGAAAAGGCTCGCCAGCGCAGTGAAGAGGCGCATAGGCGCGGCGAAAGGGCTTGCCGTAGTGGTAGGCCATCTGGCTCCGGATCTCGGCATAAAGTGCGACATTGCCGTAATCACAAGGTTGAGCCTGAAGAGGCTTGTCGTGAGGCTAGCTGCAAGGAAATACCATGCAGAGAAAATAAGGGAGAACATAATCTCTGAGGCCCTCGACTACTGCGGATTGTCGATGGATGGACTGGCCAGCGAAATTTATGAGATTGAGGAGCGGAGCGAGTATGAACTTGTCAAACGTTACATAACTCTAAGGGCTTCGGGAAAGAAGGCAACGGCCCCGAAGCTGAAATCACACGACAAAATCAGAGCGCTTGCAGGCATGGCAAGGAGCGGCAACAGGTACAAGCTCTGA
- the cca gene encoding CCA tRNA nucleotidyltransferase: protein MAGGKGHDKKLAALLSRIVADIRPSESEIAAASRYSNELMGRLRRVLPKDVEIILAGSVARGTQIRGASDIDIFLLFPKGVQERTMEAEALRVAKKIVSRKDGESYEINYAEHPYLKLINRKLGFTADIVPAFKIRDAGDMGTSVDRTQLHNEFVKAHLGVRQLDDVRLLKHFLDSHRIYGAEARVSGFSGYLCELLIYHYGSFIAAIEKLSALKLPLVIRILGNKEVTDSREVEAALKRFGSRFIVIDPTDSNRNVAANVSIESLSRLVMASRMLLRSPSVKSFYGPKIADIASRAWLSQLIKSYGFDVHTIAVKLPSISEDTLWPQLKRLAGSISGRMESEGFKPLLSLQYMDGNEAIMSFVTNRTEMNARVVEGPPVGMAEGAELFYKKHKHGSNVSIEGERLFSLESAQFPNAHELLSRLLTDSKFGFPSHIGKKHAPRRASLVSPAISASFSYIITVHSLPQ, encoded by the coding sequence ATGGCAGGTGGAAAAGGGCATGATAAGAAGCTCGCAGCACTTCTCTCCAGGATTGTAGCTGACATACGCCCTTCCGAGTCCGAAATAGCAGCTGCCAGCAGGTACTCGAACGAGCTGATGGGCAGGCTGAGGCGCGTCCTGCCAAAAGACGTCGAGATAATACTCGCGGGCTCTGTTGCGCGCGGCACGCAGATACGCGGCGCGTCTGACATAGACATATTCCTGCTCTTCCCGAAGGGCGTGCAGGAGCGCACCATGGAAGCAGAGGCGCTCAGGGTCGCAAAGAAGATCGTGTCAAGGAAGGACGGCGAAAGCTACGAGATAAACTATGCGGAGCATCCCTACCTCAAGCTCATAAACAGAAAACTTGGATTCACTGCCGACATAGTGCCGGCATTCAAGATACGCGACGCGGGCGACATGGGCACATCGGTGGACCGCACGCAGCTCCACAACGAGTTCGTGAAGGCGCACCTGGGCGTGCGCCAGCTCGATGACGTAAGGCTGCTCAAGCATTTCCTTGACAGCCACAGGATATACGGCGCCGAGGCGCGCGTCTCTGGTTTCTCCGGCTATCTCTGCGAGCTTCTCATATATCATTACGGTTCATTCATTGCCGCAATAGAGAAGCTCTCCGCCCTGAAGCTCCCTCTCGTGATACGCATACTGGGCAACAAGGAGGTCACTGACAGCAGAGAAGTCGAGGCTGCGCTCAAGCGCTTTGGCTCGCGGTTCATAGTCATAGACCCGACGGACAGCAACAGGAATGTCGCGGCCAATGTCTCAATCGAGTCTCTCTCCAGGCTGGTGATGGCGTCTAGGATGCTGCTGCGCAGCCCTTCCGTCAAATCATTCTATGGACCGAAGATTGCAGATATCGCTTCTCGTGCATGGCTCTCGCAGCTCATCAAGAGCTATGGCTTCGACGTCCACACGATAGCTGTAAAGCTGCCGAGCATATCAGAAGACACGCTCTGGCCGCAGCTCAAGCGCCTTGCCGGGTCGATTTCCGGAAGGATGGAGAGCGAGGGCTTCAAGCCGTTGCTTTCACTGCAGTACATGGACGGCAACGAAGCGATAATGTCGTTCGTCACTAACAGGACGGAAATGAATGCGAGGGTGGTGGAAGGCCCACCAGTCGGCATGGCCGAGGGTGCAGAGCTTTTCTACAAGAAGCACAAGCACGGATCAAATGTCTCGATCGAGGGCGAGCGCCTCTTCTCGCTGGAGAGCGCCCAGTTTCCAAATGCTCATGAACTGCTGTCTCGTCTCCTAACAGATAGTAAGTTCGGCTTCCCGTCGCACATAGGCAAGAAGCACGCGCCGAGGCGCGCGTCTCTGGTTTCTCCGGCTATCTCTGCGAGCTTCTCATATATCATTACGGTTCATTCATTGCCGCAATAG
- a CDS encoding hydrolase has product MADTLDRNKTALVVIDIQKGIAGMARQLAPHSANEVVANVAKLVSKFREARAPVFLVHVTSIDGKDTLSPIADQKMQWQGERPADWADFMDEIKPVQGDIVITKRQWGAFHGTELDLQLRRRGIDTIVLCGISTNIGVETTAREAYQHGYNQVFAVDAMSATTEEEHNATLKFIFPRIGRLRTTEQIIGMLG; this is encoded by the coding sequence ATGGCAGACACTCTCGATAGGAATAAGACCGCGCTTGTCGTGATAGATATACAGAAGGGAATAGCAGGTATGGCAAGGCAGCTTGCACCGCACAGCGCAAATGAGGTTGTGGCGAACGTAGCGAAGCTCGTCAGCAAGTTCAGGGAGGCCAGAGCGCCAGTGTTCCTGGTGCATGTTACAAGCATCGACGGCAAGGATACGCTCTCACCCATAGCTGACCAGAAGATGCAGTGGCAGGGCGAGAGGCCCGCTGATTGGGCCGACTTCATGGACGAGATAAAGCCAGTGCAGGGCGACATAGTAATAACCAAGAGGCAGTGGGGCGCATTCCACGGCACGGAGCTTGACCTGCAGCTCAGGCGCAGGGGCATAGACACGATTGTACTGTGCGGCATATCGACGAACATAGGCGTTGAGACCACTGCGAGGGAGGCCTACCAGCACGGCTACAACCAGGTGTTCGCTGTCGACGCTATGTCAGCAACCACGGAAGAGGAGCACAACGCAACGCTGAAGTTCATATTCCCGCGGATAGGCAGGCTCAGGACCACAGAGCAGATAATCGGCATGTTAGGGTAG
- a CDS encoding DUF973 family protein: MASSKSGSARGAAPARPVPGIDKLRLGTLLGIIASLVIIAAAAMLYISAIASTVFLGLASINATTGTTSGIASSSPSGISAIWVFIPFFATLAIGLILWAAALLELRTGFRALASKDRRYRLGHIGALIGIIGFVLTLVFAALLLPISTYPPAYVGQFMAIGFICIVVGLIIGAIGLLAELLTLYRLGSQYNNSMVEVGAILSIFIGLIGLIILYMGLDDLAK; this comes from the coding sequence ATGGCATCCTCCAAATCTGGCAGCGCCCGCGGCGCAGCACCGGCTCGCCCGGTTCCAGGTATAGACAAGCTTCGCTTAGGCACATTGCTGGGCATCATAGCCAGCTTAGTCATAATAGCTGCGGCCGCCATGCTCTATATCAGCGCCATCGCTTCTACTGTGTTTTTGGGTCTTGCAAGCATCAACGCAACGACAGGCACCACGTCGGGTATCGCATCAAGCTCGCCGTCAGGCATTTCTGCTATATGGGTCTTCATCCCATTCTTCGCCACCCTCGCGATAGGGCTGATATTGTGGGCGGCGGCGCTGCTTGAGCTGCGCACCGGGTTTAGGGCCCTTGCCTCTAAGGACCGCAGATACCGTCTCGGCCACATCGGGGCGCTGATTGGTATCATAGGATTTGTCCTTACACTTGTGTTCGCGGCACTGCTCCTGCCCATATCCACATACCCGCCAGCTTACGTCGGTCAGTTTATGGCAATCGGGTTTATTTGCATAGTCGTCGGACTTATTATCGGCGCCATAGGCCTGCTGGCCGAGCTACTCACGCTCTACAGGCTGGGCTCGCAGTACAACAACTCAATGGTCGAGGTGGGCGCCATACTCTCGATCTTCATAGGGCTCATAGGGCTGATCATCCTGTACATGGGGCTTGACGACCTGGCCAAGTGA
- a CDS encoding DUF973 family protein, translated as MSDTSGIGKLRTAMLLYLIGSILGIVGYIYGVSQALGGGAVPVTSNFAALIPYLAIFIIGLVLAILAVFYMRSGFSILARSNSNYKLGATGALLDLIGIILVVLAVIVIFVSLLSLSSASPSSGLSAVGVGIGGSLAALALFGIGGLLAFIGTILLVVGFYRIGSDSNSGIVKAGAILYLLIPFIGVILLYIGLKDAQRGTPSSGQGAAGQ; from the coding sequence ATGTCCGACACGTCTGGAATTGGGAAATTGAGAACAGCTATGCTGCTGTACCTGATCGGGTCTATACTCGGCATTGTTGGCTACATCTACGGGGTTTCGCAGGCGTTGGGCGGCGGCGCAGTTCCGGTCACATCTAACTTTGCTGCGCTCATACCCTATCTGGCAATTTTTATAATCGGCCTTGTGCTTGCAATACTTGCGGTCTTTTACATGAGGTCCGGGTTCTCTATCCTGGCGCGCAGCAACAGCAACTACAAGCTGGGCGCTACGGGCGCGCTCCTTGACCTAATCGGCATCATACTAGTTGTGCTTGCAGTGATTGTCATATTCGTCTCTCTTCTGTCGCTTTCGTCTGCATCGCCCAGCAGCGGCCTCAGCGCAGTGGGAGTAGGCATAGGCGGCAGCTTGGCTGCCCTGGCGCTGTTCGGCATAGGCGGACTGCTTGCCTTCATCGGCACAATACTGCTGGTGGTAGGGTTCTACCGAATCGGCTCGGATTCCAACAGCGGAATAGTGAAGGCCGGAGCAATACTCTACCTGCTGATACCGTTCATAGGCGTGATACTGCTGTACATAGGGCTGAAGGACGCACAGCGCGGTACGCCAAGTTCTGGTCAGGGCGCAGCAGGCCAGTAA
- a CDS encoding prolyl oligopeptidase family serine peptidase has product MADDGGVTETLHGIKITDEYRWLEDAGSARTKEFVDGQDKRAMNLLSGLPLRDRIRDRILELTDIDFFGVFRPYKLGDGRARYRYFQTRKRPGQKFAAIYYRDGLEGKERLALDPNTFSEDGTLSLQSMYISRDGGKIAYSVSKGGSDRGDTYVLDLNSGKKMPDVISDVRYLEAAWLPDGSGFYYTRGNDPNSEVDRKYAYRVYFHRLGTDSGSDTPLFEKDIQTFIVDVYVPRHSNYLFIYKSTGWSKTDIYYKDLDSDSGIMPFVVGLDAKSRVLDVVGGSIYMLTDYEAPNGRVVKFKIDNPGVEGWQEVLKESDGVLDEFVVSGDRAIAIYLDNVNERIFVCDADGKNLKEVELPSIGVVSGMAVEPDGTRAFLIHESTIKPATHYMLDIGKPSLEELERSKANIDSDDFELKQVWYKSRDGTEIPMSVANKRGLALDGKNPVLLTGYGGFAVPELPVFSSLYMALIEHGVVCASANIRGGGEFGEKWHRAGMLENKQNTFDDFICAAEFLIANKYTSKDRLAIIGGSNGGLLVAACMVQRPDLFEVVVCSAPLLDMIRFPKFAGGQLWISEYGNPEKEDEFKYLLKYSPYHNLKKGQRYPPILFMSAENDDRVDPMHARKMAAKMLDYNRDGLVLIKTERNLGHGAGATVATYAESAADKAAFVLWRLGVEK; this is encoded by the coding sequence ATGGCTGATGATGGCGGCGTTACAGAAACGCTTCATGGAATAAAAATAACTGATGAGTATAGGTGGCTAGAGGACGCCGGTAGCGCAAGAACTAAGGAATTCGTGGATGGGCAGGACAAGCGCGCCATGAATCTCCTCAGCGGGCTGCCGCTCAGAGACAGAATAAGGGACAGGATACTTGAATTGACAGATATAGATTTTTTTGGAGTCTTCAGGCCGTACAAGCTCGGCGATGGGCGGGCCAGATATCGATATTTCCAGACCAGAAAAAGGCCCGGGCAGAAATTCGCTGCTATTTATTATAGAGACGGCCTTGAGGGTAAAGAAAGGCTGGCTCTTGATCCTAACACATTCAGCGAGGACGGCACCCTCTCCCTGCAGAGCATGTACATCTCAAGGGACGGGGGCAAGATAGCATATTCAGTCTCTAAGGGAGGCAGTGACAGAGGCGACACGTACGTGCTGGACCTGAATTCAGGCAAGAAGATGCCCGATGTCATCAGCGACGTCAGATATTTAGAAGCCGCATGGCTGCCAGACGGATCAGGCTTCTATTATACTAGGGGAAACGATCCCAACAGCGAGGTGGACAGAAAGTATGCGTACAGAGTCTACTTCCACAGGCTCGGAACTGATTCGGGCAGCGACACACCGCTCTTTGAAAAGGACATCCAGACGTTCATTGTTGATGTGTACGTGCCGAGGCACTCGAACTATTTGTTTATATACAAATCAACCGGATGGTCGAAGACTGACATCTATTATAAGGACCTTGACTCAGATTCCGGGATAATGCCCTTTGTTGTAGGGTTGGATGCGAAGTCAAGAGTGCTGGATGTCGTAGGGGGCTCAATATATATGCTAACGGACTACGAGGCACCGAACGGCAGGGTTGTGAAATTCAAAATTGACAATCCAGGAGTAGAGGGATGGCAAGAGGTATTGAAAGAGAGCGATGGCGTCCTCGATGAATTTGTAGTGTCTGGCGACAGGGCTATTGCCATTTACTTGGACAATGTTAACGAAAGGATATTTGTCTGCGACGCAGATGGCAAGAACCTGAAAGAAGTTGAGTTGCCATCTATCGGGGTCGTCTCTGGAATGGCTGTAGAACCTGACGGAACTAGAGCGTTCCTAATACACGAATCGACAATAAAACCCGCTACCCACTACATGCTTGATATAGGAAAACCTTCTTTGGAGGAACTTGAACGATCCAAGGCTAACATTGACAGCGACGACTTTGAGCTTAAGCAGGTATGGTACAAGTCGAGAGACGGCACTGAAATACCTATGTCGGTCGCAAACAAAAGAGGGCTTGCCTTAGATGGCAAAAATCCAGTGCTATTGACGGGCTATGGAGGATTTGCAGTCCCCGAACTGCCGGTTTTCAGTTCGTTGTACATGGCGCTTATCGAGCATGGCGTCGTCTGCGCCTCCGCCAACATTAGAGGCGGCGGAGAATTCGGGGAGAAATGGCACAGGGCCGGAATGCTAGAGAACAAGCAGAACACCTTCGATGACTTTATTTGTGCGGCGGAATTTCTGATCGCGAACAAGTACACTAGCAAGGACAGGCTGGCCATTATTGGAGGGAGCAACGGCGGACTGCTCGTCGCCGCATGCATGGTGCAGCGGCCTGACCTGTTCGAGGTGGTTGTCTGCTCAGCGCCGCTTCTTGATATGATAAGGTTTCCCAAATTCGCTGGCGGACAGCTGTGGATAAGCGAGTATGGGAACCCTGAAAAGGAGGATGAATTTAAGTACCTGCTCAAGTATTCGCCCTACCATAACCTGAAGAAGGGCCAGCGCTATCCCCCTATATTGTTCATGTCTGCAGAGAACGATGACCGCGTCGACCCGATGCACGCACGGAAAATGGCGGCTAAGATGCTTGATTATAATAGGGACGGCCTGGTGCTTATCAAGACGGAAAGGAACCTCGGGCATGGGGCTGGCGCAACCGTCGCCACTTATGCTGAGTCTGCGGCAGACAAAGCAGCGTTCGTTCTTTGGCGGCTTGGCGTTGAAAAATGA